In a single window of the Pyrococcus sp. NA2 genome:
- a CDS encoding 3-isopropylmalate dehydratase large subunit, producing the protein MTLVEEILNARAGDVVVREVDLVYAHDGTMPLIIEAFNKIFTKVKARAYIFFDHVYPAPTVKVANLQKEIREFARKHGVPVIEGKGISHQLVIELGLADNAKIVVGGDSHTPTLGALGVFAVGMGATDVAVALGLGKTWFRVPESISVILEGAPHKALMAADVMIHLITLFKDRDMNYKAIEFFNVPFVFDERVTLTNFSVEANAKTALIGDEYSGENYLDEVSIDVSSLSPMVAKPFSPSNGVEVEKVEGTKIDQVFIGSCTNGRFEHLRRAAEILKGEEVAVRTIIGPASVNIYRRMVEEGLLNIFLDAGAVIIPPGCGPCLGRHMGVIGDGEVVLSTTNRNFRGRMGSPSAEIYLASPLTAAVSALYGEITNPEGAI; encoded by the coding sequence GTGACTTTGGTTGAGGAGATACTCAATGCAAGGGCTGGAGATGTTGTTGTTAGGGAAGTTGATCTTGTGTACGCTCATGATGGAACAATGCCCTTGATAATTGAGGCATTCAACAAAATATTTACGAAGGTTAAAGCTAGAGCCTACATCTTCTTTGACCACGTTTATCCTGCGCCGACGGTTAAAGTTGCGAATCTCCAAAAAGAGATCAGGGAATTTGCAAGAAAGCATGGAGTGCCAGTTATAGAGGGGAAGGGCATCAGCCATCAACTGGTTATAGAGCTTGGATTGGCTGATAATGCAAAAATCGTCGTGGGGGGAGATTCTCATACGCCGACCTTGGGTGCCCTTGGAGTTTTTGCAGTGGGTATGGGTGCCACTGATGTGGCGGTGGCCCTAGGCCTGGGAAAGACGTGGTTTAGGGTTCCCGAGAGCATTTCCGTAATACTTGAAGGTGCACCCCATAAGGCCCTAATGGCAGCCGATGTGATGATACACTTAATCACGCTCTTTAAAGACAGGGATATGAACTACAAGGCCATAGAGTTCTTCAATGTGCCCTTTGTATTTGATGAAAGGGTCACCCTAACGAACTTCAGCGTAGAGGCCAATGCAAAAACGGCTTTGATAGGCGACGAGTACTCCGGTGAGAATTACCTTGATGAAGTGTCCATAGATGTCTCATCCCTTAGCCCGATGGTGGCTAAGCCCTTCAGCCCTTCGAACGGCGTTGAGGTTGAGAAGGTTGAAGGGACGAAGATTGACCAGGTGTTCATAGGCTCATGCACGAATGGAAGATTTGAGCACCTCAGAAGAGCTGCTGAGATCCTCAAGGGAGAAGAAGTCGCTGTTAGGACGATAATTGGGCCGGCTTCAGTGAACATCTACAGGAGAATGGTTGAGGAGGGACTACTCAACATCTTCCTGGATGCAGGTGCGGTTATAATTCCACCTGGTTGCGGCCCCTGCCTTGGCAGGCATATGGGAGTCATCGGCGATGGAGAGGTTGTTCTCAGCACAACGAATAGGAACTTCAGAGGTAGGATGGGTTCTCCCTCGGCCGAGATCTATCTTGCCAGCCCACTAACTGCAGCTGTTAGTGCCCTCTATGGCGAGATAACTAACCCGGAGGGTGCGATATGA
- the lysS gene encoding homocitrate synthase — MILDSTLREGEQTPGVNYSPEERLEIAMALDEIGVDFIEVGHPAVSEDVFAGIKLISEQNLRANLIAHSRALISDIDHVLKTDVEWVGIFFCLSNACLKKRFNISLDHALDKISKAIEYAKDHGLRVRFTPEDTTRTEWENLERALRVARELKVDRVSIADTTGSTHPLRFYTLVKKVVSFGIPVNVHCHNDLGLALANAIMGIEAGATVVDATVNGLGERAGIVDLAQIITVLYYHYGVRKYRLEKLYEVSRLVSRITGISPQPNYPIVGENAFTHKAGLHVSAVLKDPRFYEFLPAEVFGRERTIYVDRYAGKDTIRYYLEKFGIRDDEIVNKVLRKVKSSREPFTWDRLVEEARRLRA; from the coding sequence ATGATACTGGATTCAACATTGAGAGAAGGAGAACAGACGCCTGGAGTTAACTATTCGCCTGAGGAAAGGCTAGAGATAGCGATGGCACTCGACGAGATCGGAGTTGACTTCATAGAGGTTGGACATCCAGCAGTAAGTGAAGACGTCTTTGCGGGAATAAAGCTGATTTCAGAGCAGAACCTAAGGGCAAATCTAATAGCACATTCAAGGGCCTTAATCTCGGACATAGATCATGTGCTCAAAACTGACGTGGAATGGGTGGGAATATTCTTCTGTCTCTCCAATGCCTGTCTCAAGAAGAGATTCAACATCTCCCTTGATCATGCACTTGATAAGATCAGCAAGGCAATCGAGTATGCAAAGGATCACGGATTAAGAGTTAGATTCACACCAGAGGACACTACAAGGACTGAATGGGAGAACCTAGAGAGGGCACTAAGGGTTGCAAGGGAACTAAAAGTTGATAGGGTGAGCATTGCGGACACGACTGGAAGTACCCATCCACTTAGATTCTACACGTTGGTGAAGAAGGTGGTGAGCTTCGGGATTCCAGTAAACGTTCACTGTCACAATGACCTAGGACTTGCCCTGGCAAACGCCATCATGGGAATAGAGGCGGGAGCAACAGTGGTAGATGCAACCGTCAATGGTCTTGGAGAAAGGGCTGGAATCGTTGATTTAGCACAGATCATAACGGTTCTATACTACCATTACGGTGTCAGGAAATACAGGTTGGAAAAGTTGTACGAGGTGAGTAGGTTAGTCAGTAGGATAACTGGAATATCGCCTCAGCCAAACTATCCAATTGTTGGAGAGAATGCGTTCACCCATAAAGCAGGGCTACACGTTTCGGCAGTTCTGAAGGATCCAAGGTTCTATGAGTTCTTACCGGCGGAAGTTTTTGGCAGGGAAAGGACAATATACGTAGATAGATACGCCGGAAAGGACACGATAAGATACTATCTTGAGAAATTTGGAATAAGAGATGATGAGATTGTTAATAAAGTCCTTAGAAAGGTCAAAAGTTCTAGAGAACCTTTTACATGGGATAGATTGGTTGAAGAGGCTAGGAGGTTGAGAGCGTGA
- a CDS encoding 3-isopropylmalate dehydratase small subunit — MITTGRVWKFGDNVSTDEITPGRYNLTKDPEELAKIAFIEVRPEFAKSVRPGDVIVGGRNFGIGSSRESAALALKASGISGIIAESFGRIFYRNAVNLGIPLLVGDTKPLRDGDVITVNWETGEVRRGNEVFHFRPLDGFLLEIVREGGILEYIRRRGDLCIE, encoded by the coding sequence ATGATAACCACGGGTAGGGTTTGGAAGTTCGGTGATAATGTTTCAACGGATGAGATAACCCCAGGGAGGTACAATTTAACAAAGGATCCTGAGGAGTTGGCTAAAATAGCTTTTATCGAGGTTAGACCTGAGTTTGCCAAGAGCGTCAGGCCTGGAGATGTCATAGTCGGAGGAAGGAACTTTGGTATAGGCTCTTCCAGGGAGTCAGCGGCACTGGCGTTGAAGGCGAGTGGCATCTCTGGAATCATAGCCGAATCTTTTGGAAGGATATTTTACAGGAATGCAGTGAATCTGGGCATACCCCTCCTAGTTGGGGACACGAAGCCTCTGAGGGATGGGGATGTAATAACGGTGAACTGGGAAACCGGAGAGGTCAGAAGGGGAAATGAGGTCTTCCACTTTAGGCCCTTGGATGGCTTCCTTCTTGAGATAGTCAGGGAAGGTGGAATCCTAGAGTACATAAGAAGGAGGGGTGATCTGTGTATAGAGTAG